A genomic stretch from Panthera uncia isolate 11264 chromosome E3, Puncia_PCG_1.0, whole genome shotgun sequence includes:
- the CCP110 gene encoding centriolar coiled-coil protein of 110 kDa isoform X5, with the protein MEEYEKFCENSLARVQQASLSTESFLPVPSESISLIRFHGVAVLSPLLTIERRKEMQQEKQKALDVETRKHVNKKKDLLARVQEILENVQVRKAPNAGDFDPWETETVYSNSEERNLNVPAMFPNILPSPTEHSTSGKSEKITGILPLNNEDRFKFNGIDLARDSEEFNSLKQCDISDISPAENEASVKTPSATPQETLTSDGLLPTHEEPDPSLSQVTPDPYIMSLQNLMKKSKEYIEREQSRRSLRSSAKRSVNESHSDKENDAGKVTDYGKEKAQLTGKHCGSVIPDKPSLNKSNVLLQGASAQASSMNTSVLGSFSKVDIPVRTGHHTILDPDSDFKVIPTFVTENNVIKSLTGSYAKLPTPEPSLSPKMHRRHSRPSSACHILINNPINACELSPKGKEQTIDLVVQDTEEKTQIPETVPKLPVDLGVCSSKVYVTKNTSEAIQEVVLGKSNQVCQSSGNHLENKVIHGLDVMEGHLTCDGRGPHKMDSTCTAMPRSHEPYATGQCVVSQNFGPMSALKSANVLEKNCNLQMELNKSYDVKNPSPLLMQNQNTRQQMDTPTVSCGNEQFLDNSFEKVKRRLDLDIDSLQKENCPFVLTTGITEQERQHLPEKRYPKGSVYINKNKMLESSSKEGEEILKSKMLAFEEMRKRLEEQHAQQLSLLIAEQEREQERLQKEIEEQEKMLKEKKAAEASELGIHSAVDLEWRKVSDSGLLETMLSQVDSLHTSNSNSSGFTNSALQHSFGSANEAPFYLWGSSTSGFTKLSVTRAFGRAKTKWSQVFSPEVQTKFNKVTAVAKGFLTRRLMQTDKLKQLRQTVKDTMEFIRSFQSEAPLKRGVVSAQDASLQERVLAQLRAALYGIHDIFFVMDAAERMSILHHDREVRKEKMLRQMDRMKSPRVALSAATQKSLDRKKYMKVLQPNQGQNAPVHRLLSRQGSICRKNPKKAAKCCDNLRRQHSLG; encoded by the exons CTTACCattgagagaaggaaggaaatgcaacaagaaaagcagaaagcaCTTGATGTAGAAACAAGAAAGCATGTAAATAAGAAGAAAGATTTACTGGCTCGTGTCCAGGAGATTCTTGAAAATGTTCAG gTTAGAAAAGCACCTAATGCTGGTGATTTTGATCCATGGGAGACTGAAACAGTTTACTCTAATTCAGAAGAGAGAAACCTGAATGTCCCTGCTATGTTTCCAAATATCTTGCCAAGCCCTACTGAACACTCTACTTCAGGAAAGTCTGAAAAGATAACTGGAATTTTGCCACTGAATAATGAGGACCGATTTAAATTTAATGGGATAGACTTAGCTAGGGACTCAGAAGAATTTAATTCTCTGAAGCAGTGTGATATTTCAGATATTAGCCCTGCGGAGAACGAAGCTTCTGTAAAAACCCCCTCAGCAACCCCACAGGAGACTCTTACGTCTGATGGTCTCTTGCCAACACATGAAGAACCGGATCCATCACTTTCGCAAGTTACTCCAGATCCCTACATAATGAGTCTTCAGAACCTGATGAAAAAGTCAAAGGAATATATAGAAAGAGAACAGTCTAGACGCAGTCTGAGAAGTAGTGCAAAGAGGAGTGTTAACGAGAGTCATTCAGATAAAGAGAATGATGCTGGTAAAGTGACTGACTATGGAAAGGAAAAGGCACAGTTGACTGGCAAACACTGTGGTTCAGTTATTCCTGACAAACCAAGCCTTAATAAATCAAATGTTCTTCTCCAAGGTGCTTCCGCTCAAGCAAGCAGCATGAATACATCAGTTTTAGGTAGCTTTTCTAAAGTGGACATACCTGTACGAACTGGCCATCACACTATTTTAGATCCTGATTCTGATTTTAAAGTCATTCCCACTTTTGTTACCGAAAATAATGTTATCAAAAGTCTTACTGGTTCATATGCCAAATTACCTACTCCAGAGCCAAGCCTGAGTCCTAAAATGCATCGAAGGCATTCTAGACCATCATCAGCATGTCATATACTTATAAATAACCCAATAAACGCCTGTGAGTTAAGtcctaaaggaaaagaacagacgATAGACTTAGTTGTTCAAGATACtgaggaaaaaacacaaatacctgAAACTGTGCCAAAGTTACCAGTTGATTTAGGAGTTTGTTCAAGCAAGGTTTATGTCACCAAAAATACATCTGAAGCCATACAGGAAGTGGTTTTAGGTAAATCAAATCAGGTATGTCAGTCTTCAGGAAATCACCTAGAAAATAAGGTTATTCATGGACTTGATGTCATGGAAGGTCACTTAACATGTGATGGGAGAGGACCACACAAAATGGATAGTACGTGTACTGCGATGCCAAGATCGCATGAGCCATATGCCACCGGTCAGTGTGTAGTGAGTCAAAACTTTGGACCCATGAGTGCACTCAAGTCAGCCAATGTGTTAGAGAAAAACTGCAATTTACAGATGGAACTGAATAAGTCTTATGATGTAAAAAACCCATCTCCTTTACTGATGCAAAACCAGAATACCAGACAGCAGATGGACACCCCTACAGTGTCCTGTGGAAATGAACAATTTTTGGATAACAGTTTTGAGAAAGTGAAACGCAGACTTGATTTAGATATTGATAGTTTGCAAAAAGAAAACTGCCCTTTTGTCTTAACAACCGGAATAACTGAACAGGAAAGGCAACATTTGCCAGAAAAAAGATACCCTAAGGGATCTGTCTACATCAACaagaataaaatgttagaaagtaGTTCCAAAG AAGGCGAGGAGATATTAAAAAGCAAGATGTTAGCTTTTGAAGAAATGCGGAAGAGACTAGAAGAACAGCATGCCCAGCAGTTATCACTACTCATAGCTGAGCAGGAAAGGGAACAGGAAAGATTGCAAAAG GAAAtagaagaacaggagaaaatgttaaaagagaAGAAGGCAGCTGAAGCCTCTGAATTGGGCATTCACAGTGCAGTGGACTTAGAATGGAGAAAAGTGAGTGACTCTGGTTTGCTGGAAACAATGCTGTCTCAAGTGGACTCACTCCATACTTCAAATTCAAATAGTTctg gttTCACGAACTCTGCCCTACAGCATAGCTTTGGTTCTGCAAATGAAGCACCCTTCTACCTCTGGGGATCATCAACTAGTGGCTTCACCAAACTCTCAGTAACAAGGGCTTTTGGAAGGGCCAAAACTAAATGGTCTCAG gttttcagTCCAGAAGtacaaacaaaatttaacaaagtAACTGCAGTGGCAAAAGGATTTCTAACTCGTAGGCTTATGCAGACAGATAAGCTAAAACAACTTCGCCAAACCGTAAAA GACACTATGGAATTCATAAGAAGCTTTCAGTCAGAGGCACCATTAAAGAGAGGAGTTGTCTCAGCACAAGATGCTTCTCTTCAGGAAAGAGTGTTAGCTCAG TTGCGAGCTGCCCTGTATGGTATTCATGACATATTCTTTGTAATGGATGCAGCTGAGAGAATGTCTATTCTCCATCATGACCGAGAAGTTCGCAAAGAGAAAATGCTCAGGCAAATG gacAGAATGAAAAGCCCACGAGTGGCCCTGTCAGCTGCAACACAGAAGTCTCTCGATAGGAAGAAGTACATGAA AGTCCTTCAGCCAAACCAAGGACAGAATGCACCAGTTCATAGGCTACTTAGTAGACAAGG GAGCATATGCAGGAAAAACCCAAAGAAAGCGGCCAAATGTTGCGACAATTTAAGAAGACAACATTCGTTAGGATAA
- the CCP110 gene encoding centriolar coiled-coil protein of 110 kDa isoform X1 translates to MEEYEKFCENSLARVQQASLSTESFLPVPSESISLIRFHGVAVLSPLLTIERRKEMQQEKQKALDVETRKHVNKKKDLLARVQEILENVQVRKAPNAGDFDPWETETVYSNSEERNLNVPAMFPNILPSPTEHSTSGKSEKITGILPLNNEDRFKFNGIDLARDSEEFNSLKQCDISDISPAENEASVKTPSATPQETLTSDGLLPTHEEPDPSLSQVTPDPYIMSLQNLMKKSKEYIEREQSRRSLRSSAKRSVNESHSDKENDAGKVTDYGKEKAQLTGKHCGSVIPDKPSLNKSNVLLQGASAQASSMNTSVLGSFSKVDIPVRTGHHTILDPDSDFKVIPTFVTENNVIKSLTGSYAKLPTPEPSLSPKMHRRHSRPSSACHILINNPINACELSPKGKEQTIDLVVQDTEEKTQIPETVPKLPVDLGVCSSKVYVTKNTSEAIQEVVLGKSNQVCQSSGNHLENKVIHGLDVMEGHLTCDGRGPHKMDSTCTAMPRSHEPYATGQCVVSQNFGPMSALKSANVLEKNCNLQMELNKSYDVKNPSPLLMQNQNTRQQMDTPTVSCGNEQFLDNSFEKVKRRLDLDIDSLQKENCPFVLTTGITEQERQHLPEKRYPKGSVYINKNKMLESSSKEGEEILKSKMLAFEEMRKRLEEQHAQQLSLLIAEQEREQERLQKEIEEQEKMLKEKKAAEASELGIHSAVDLEWRKVSDSGLLETMLSQVDSLHTSNSNSSGFTNSALQHSFGSANEAPFYLWGSSTSGFTKLSVTRAFGRAKTKWSQVFSPEVQTKFNKVTAVAKGFLTRRLMQTDKLKQLRQTVKDTMEFIRSFQSEAPLKRGVVSAQDASLQERVLAQLRAALYGIHDIFFVMDAAERMSILHHDREVRKEKMLRQMDRMKSPRVALSAATQKSLDRKKYMKAAEMGMPNKKFLVKQNLSETRVLQPNQGQNAPVHRLLSRQGTPKTSVKGVVQNRQKSSQSRVPNRAPVSGAYAGKTQRKRPNVATI, encoded by the exons CTTACCattgagagaaggaaggaaatgcaacaagaaaagcagaaagcaCTTGATGTAGAAACAAGAAAGCATGTAAATAAGAAGAAAGATTTACTGGCTCGTGTCCAGGAGATTCTTGAAAATGTTCAG gTTAGAAAAGCACCTAATGCTGGTGATTTTGATCCATGGGAGACTGAAACAGTTTACTCTAATTCAGAAGAGAGAAACCTGAATGTCCCTGCTATGTTTCCAAATATCTTGCCAAGCCCTACTGAACACTCTACTTCAGGAAAGTCTGAAAAGATAACTGGAATTTTGCCACTGAATAATGAGGACCGATTTAAATTTAATGGGATAGACTTAGCTAGGGACTCAGAAGAATTTAATTCTCTGAAGCAGTGTGATATTTCAGATATTAGCCCTGCGGAGAACGAAGCTTCTGTAAAAACCCCCTCAGCAACCCCACAGGAGACTCTTACGTCTGATGGTCTCTTGCCAACACATGAAGAACCGGATCCATCACTTTCGCAAGTTACTCCAGATCCCTACATAATGAGTCTTCAGAACCTGATGAAAAAGTCAAAGGAATATATAGAAAGAGAACAGTCTAGACGCAGTCTGAGAAGTAGTGCAAAGAGGAGTGTTAACGAGAGTCATTCAGATAAAGAGAATGATGCTGGTAAAGTGACTGACTATGGAAAGGAAAAGGCACAGTTGACTGGCAAACACTGTGGTTCAGTTATTCCTGACAAACCAAGCCTTAATAAATCAAATGTTCTTCTCCAAGGTGCTTCCGCTCAAGCAAGCAGCATGAATACATCAGTTTTAGGTAGCTTTTCTAAAGTGGACATACCTGTACGAACTGGCCATCACACTATTTTAGATCCTGATTCTGATTTTAAAGTCATTCCCACTTTTGTTACCGAAAATAATGTTATCAAAAGTCTTACTGGTTCATATGCCAAATTACCTACTCCAGAGCCAAGCCTGAGTCCTAAAATGCATCGAAGGCATTCTAGACCATCATCAGCATGTCATATACTTATAAATAACCCAATAAACGCCTGTGAGTTAAGtcctaaaggaaaagaacagacgATAGACTTAGTTGTTCAAGATACtgaggaaaaaacacaaatacctgAAACTGTGCCAAAGTTACCAGTTGATTTAGGAGTTTGTTCAAGCAAGGTTTATGTCACCAAAAATACATCTGAAGCCATACAGGAAGTGGTTTTAGGTAAATCAAATCAGGTATGTCAGTCTTCAGGAAATCACCTAGAAAATAAGGTTATTCATGGACTTGATGTCATGGAAGGTCACTTAACATGTGATGGGAGAGGACCACACAAAATGGATAGTACGTGTACTGCGATGCCAAGATCGCATGAGCCATATGCCACCGGTCAGTGTGTAGTGAGTCAAAACTTTGGACCCATGAGTGCACTCAAGTCAGCCAATGTGTTAGAGAAAAACTGCAATTTACAGATGGAACTGAATAAGTCTTATGATGTAAAAAACCCATCTCCTTTACTGATGCAAAACCAGAATACCAGACAGCAGATGGACACCCCTACAGTGTCCTGTGGAAATGAACAATTTTTGGATAACAGTTTTGAGAAAGTGAAACGCAGACTTGATTTAGATATTGATAGTTTGCAAAAAGAAAACTGCCCTTTTGTCTTAACAACCGGAATAACTGAACAGGAAAGGCAACATTTGCCAGAAAAAAGATACCCTAAGGGATCTGTCTACATCAACaagaataaaatgttagaaagtaGTTCCAAAG AAGGCGAGGAGATATTAAAAAGCAAGATGTTAGCTTTTGAAGAAATGCGGAAGAGACTAGAAGAACAGCATGCCCAGCAGTTATCACTACTCATAGCTGAGCAGGAAAGGGAACAGGAAAGATTGCAAAAG GAAAtagaagaacaggagaaaatgttaaaagagaAGAAGGCAGCTGAAGCCTCTGAATTGGGCATTCACAGTGCAGTGGACTTAGAATGGAGAAAAGTGAGTGACTCTGGTTTGCTGGAAACAATGCTGTCTCAAGTGGACTCACTCCATACTTCAAATTCAAATAGTTctg gttTCACGAACTCTGCCCTACAGCATAGCTTTGGTTCTGCAAATGAAGCACCCTTCTACCTCTGGGGATCATCAACTAGTGGCTTCACCAAACTCTCAGTAACAAGGGCTTTTGGAAGGGCCAAAACTAAATGGTCTCAG gttttcagTCCAGAAGtacaaacaaaatttaacaaagtAACTGCAGTGGCAAAAGGATTTCTAACTCGTAGGCTTATGCAGACAGATAAGCTAAAACAACTTCGCCAAACCGTAAAA GACACTATGGAATTCATAAGAAGCTTTCAGTCAGAGGCACCATTAAAGAGAGGAGTTGTCTCAGCACAAGATGCTTCTCTTCAGGAAAGAGTGTTAGCTCAG TTGCGAGCTGCCCTGTATGGTATTCATGACATATTCTTTGTAATGGATGCAGCTGAGAGAATGTCTATTCTCCATCATGACCGAGAAGTTCGCAAAGAGAAAATGCTCAGGCAAATG gacAGAATGAAAAGCCCACGAGTGGCCCTGTCAGCTGCAACACAGAAGTCTCTCGATAGGAAGAAGTACATGAA AGCTGCTGAAATGGGAATGCCAAATAAGAAATTTCTGGTTAAACAAAATCTTTCTGAAACAAG AGTCCTTCAGCCAAACCAAGGACAGAATGCACCAGTTCATAGGCTACTTAGTAGACAAGG AACCCCTAAGACATCAGTGAAGGGGGTTGTGCAAAATAGACAGAAGTCTTCACAGAGCAGAGTGCCTAACAGAGCGCCTGTTTCAG GAGCATATGCAGGAAAAACCCAAAGAAAGCGGCCAAATGTTGCGACAATTTAA